The Niastella koreensis GR20-10 genome includes a window with the following:
- a CDS encoding alpha-amylase family glycosyl hydrolase: MAAINSIQQIDLLPQPGKTYFNLNREWREEFIYFLLVDRFQDSQARSPINQPGRVAGIHTPDNFYGGTIRGITNNLDYIAGLGCTAIWLSPVFENNAGAYHGYNINNYLNIDPNFGTKQDLIDLVDAAHNYQLNGAPFPIRIILDVVINHSGDNWFYKNEDQPGVQPYKYFNDIRFDFGNWRKPDRPVPLELRNLDLYHRRGSIASASGYDTYPENQHGDLSGLKDYANDDDRAGSELINILIKAHCYWIREADIDGFRVDAVKHMGPLACSRFCSNIREYAYSLGKRGFFLFGELATPNDDIYNQYLGQNTSVSDGNNTVFFGINSLLDFRLAGAGIRAGLRDVITGNASPQTLFERLQAQQSRALNRGELGRYLVSFIDNHDSFWQPRGRFGAYASDQQVIAGIGFVLCSLGTPCIYYGTEQGFSGSGADNNIREALFDKAGPGQSLLNTHCNIYQEIAKIAAVMRSHEPLRFGRMYYRQISGNGKDFGLPVGPEYTLAFSRLLYSQEVLVAYNVSSSARNDCIIVDAAFHKAGDKLTFLYGDVGGVQVQVAPSGALFVQLNLKSGQFVILE; this comes from the coding sequence ATGGCAGCCATTAATTCCATTCAGCAAATCGATTTATTGCCACAACCAGGCAAAACCTATTTTAATTTGAACCGGGAGTGGCGGGAAGAGTTCATTTATTTTTTATTGGTAGACCGGTTTCAGGACAGCCAGGCCAGATCACCAATAAACCAGCCGGGCCGGGTGGCTGGCATTCATACGCCCGACAATTTTTATGGCGGCACCATTCGTGGCATTACTAACAACCTCGATTATATTGCAGGGCTTGGGTGTACAGCCATCTGGCTCTCGCCTGTTTTTGAAAACAATGCCGGCGCTTACCATGGATATAACATTAATAACTACCTGAACATAGATCCGAATTTCGGTACCAAACAAGACCTGATTGATCTTGTTGATGCAGCACACAATTATCAATTGAATGGAGCGCCATTTCCCATCCGGATCATTCTCGATGTGGTGATCAATCATTCTGGCGACAACTGGTTTTATAAGAACGAAGACCAGCCCGGTGTACAACCCTATAAATATTTCAACGACATCCGCTTTGATTTTGGAAACTGGCGCAAACCCGACAGGCCCGTGCCACTGGAATTGAGGAACCTGGATCTGTATCACCGCCGTGGTTCTATAGCCAGCGCATCGGGCTATGACACATATCCCGAAAACCAGCACGGTGACCTGTCTGGACTGAAAGATTATGCCAATGACGATGATAGGGCGGGTTCTGAACTGATCAATATTCTTATTAAGGCACATTGTTACTGGATCCGCGAAGCAGACATAGACGGGTTTCGGGTGGATGCAGTAAAGCACATGGGGCCGCTGGCATGTTCCCGGTTTTGTTCCAACATCCGCGAGTATGCCTATTCACTGGGGAAGCGCGGATTTTTCCTGTTTGGCGAACTGGCCACGCCCAATGATGATATTTACAATCAATACCTCGGCCAGAACACTTCAGTGTCTGATGGAAATAATACCGTTTTTTTCGGGATCAATTCCCTGCTTGATTTTCGGTTGGCCGGTGCTGGCATAAGGGCAGGGCTCAGGGATGTTATTACAGGCAATGCATCGCCACAGACTTTATTTGAACGCCTGCAGGCGCAGCAATCCAGGGCTTTGAACCGCGGCGAGCTGGGACGTTACCTGGTTAGCTTTATCGACAACCATGATTCCTTCTGGCAACCCAGGGGAAGATTTGGTGCTTACGCTTCCGATCAGCAGGTCATTGCAGGGATCGGCTTTGTACTTTGTTCCCTGGGAACTCCCTGTATCTATTATGGTACTGAACAAGGCTTTTCCGGATCAGGAGCTGATAATAATATCAGGGAAGCGTTGTTTGACAAGGCAGGCCCCGGCCAGAGTTTGTTGAATACACATTGTAATATTTACCAGGAGATTGCCAAAATAGCAGCTGTTATGCGAAGCCACGAGCCGCTTCGCTTCGGCAGGATGTATTACCGGCAGATATCGGGAAATGGAAAAGATTTTGGTTTACCGGTTGGCCCTGAGTATACCCTTGCCTTTTCGCGTTTGTTGTATAGCCAGGAAGTTTTAGTGGCGTATAATGTCTCCTCATCTGCCAGGAATGATTGCATTATTGTAGATGCTGCGTTCCATAAAGCGGGTGACAAACTAACATTCCTGTATGGAGATGTTGGGGGTGTGCAGGTACAGGTGGCGCCTTCCGGTGCTTTGTTTGTGCAATTGAACCTGAAATCGGGGCAGTTCGTTATTTTGGAATAG
- a CDS encoding ArnT family glycosyltransferase, translating to MRLKNSTLILLITVVATVLFIPFLGSVHLFDWDEINFAECSREMIKLHDYTRVYIDYLPFWEKPPMFFWMQSTAMKWFGVTEFAARFPNAICGIATLLVVYAVGRRIYDTRFGILWALAYGGSLFPNMYFKSGIIDPWFNLFIFLSLYNFILYHWKKNGFDKEGLTKPLYYYVIWSGVFMGLAILTKGQVALMIFLLVSGVYLIYNRFKIYFNWGHALLFLVISFLVLSTWYAYETITRGTWFITEFLKYQYRLFTTHDADQAGFFGYHYIVLLVGCFPASILAIPAFFKGKYNSRFDKDFKKWMVILFWVVTVLFTIVQSRIIHYSSLAWFPVTFLAAYSIYKWELNEAVYKKYVGVLLGILGGIISLLILGVAIIGLKVRLLAPYVDDVFAKANMEADVHWGGWEGIVGVLLVVALIIGIRKLKQGQFVRAAFTLFGAMAIVVFLASAIIVPKVEKYSQAASIDFFIARQGEDCYVHCLGFKSYGVLFYTRKEKPTNPDSYNEEWLLKGNIDKPVYFVTKVDREQNYKLPQLRELYRKNGFVFLKREPPAQ from the coding sequence ATGCGATTGAAAAATTCCACCCTCATTCTTTTGATCACAGTTGTAGCAACCGTGCTTTTTATTCCATTCCTGGGGAGCGTGCATTTATTCGATTGGGACGAAATAAACTTTGCCGAATGCTCGAGGGAAATGATAAAGCTTCATGATTATACCCGGGTATATATTGATTATCTTCCATTCTGGGAAAAGCCCCCAATGTTTTTCTGGATGCAGAGCACTGCCATGAAGTGGTTTGGCGTAACTGAATTTGCCGCCCGTTTTCCCAATGCCATCTGTGGTATTGCCACCCTGCTTGTAGTATATGCTGTTGGCAGGCGCATTTACGATACCCGTTTTGGTATATTGTGGGCGCTGGCCTATGGCGGTTCACTTTTTCCCAATATGTATTTCAAATCGGGAATCATCGACCCCTGGTTCAATCTTTTTATTTTTCTATCTCTTTATAATTTCATCCTCTACCATTGGAAAAAGAATGGTTTCGATAAGGAAGGACTAACAAAGCCACTTTATTATTATGTGATCTGGTCAGGCGTGTTCATGGGGCTGGCCATACTCACCAAAGGTCAGGTGGCCCTGATGATCTTCCTGCTGGTCTCGGGTGTTTATCTTATTTATAATCGCTTTAAGATCTATTTCAACTGGGGGCATGCGCTTCTTTTCCTGGTCATCTCTTTCCTGGTATTGTCTACCTGGTACGCCTACGAAACCATCACGCGGGGCACCTGGTTTATCACTGAATTCCTGAAATATCAATACCGCCTGTTCACGACGCACGACGCAGACCAGGCCGGCTTTTTTGGTTATCACTATATAGTGCTGCTTGTAGGTTGCTTTCCAGCCTCCATCCTGGCTATTCCCGCCTTCTTTAAAGGCAAATACAACAGCCGTTTTGATAAAGACTTTAAAAAATGGATGGTCATTTTGTTTTGGGTAGTAACTGTCCTTTTTACGATCGTTCAGTCACGCATCATTCACTATTCCTCGCTGGCCTGGTTCCCCGTTACGTTCCTGGCAGCTTATTCCATTTATAAATGGGAGCTGAATGAGGCTGTTTATAAAAAATATGTCGGCGTACTCCTCGGCATCCTTGGCGGAATTATTTCACTGCTGATCCTGGGCGTGGCTATTATAGGTTTAAAAGTAAGGCTCCTTGCGCCTTATGTAGATGATGTATTCGCCAAAGCAAACATGGAAGCGGATGTACATTGGGGTGGCTGGGAAGGTATCGTTGGCGTTCTGCTGGTTGTTGCACTGATCATTGGAATAAGAAAATTAAAACAGGGACAGTTCGTCAGAGCTGCATTTACCCTCTTTGGCGCCATGGCCATTGTAGTGTTCCTGGCCTCGGCCATCATTGTGCCGAAAGTCGAAAAGTATTCTCAGGCTGCGAGCATTGATTTCTTCATTGCCCGTCAGGGTGAAGATTGCTATGTACATTGTCTGGGTTTTAAAAGCTATGGTGTGTTGTTTTATACCCGGAAGGAAAAGCCAACCAACCCGGATAGCTACAACGAAGAATGGCTGTTAAAGGGAAACATAGATAAACCCGTTTATTTCGTAACGAAAGTAGACCGGGAACAAAACTATAAACTCCCCCAGTTAAGAGAATTGTATCGCAAAAATGGCTTTGTGTTTTTGAAAAGGGAACCGCCCGCCCAATAA
- a CDS encoding 2OG-Fe(II) oxygenase, with translation MLTTTTPIFDFDKWNSQLNELSKKYQEAGPYPHIVLENFLDPEVLDACIEEFNKLNESDGWINYKHYNENKRGLNKLDLLPETIRETINELNSPEFVKWLSAITGIENLQKDDSLEGGGIHQSGKGGYLNVHADFTVHPHHRNWQRRVNVLVYLNPDWKEEYGGKLELWDKKMKGCEEKVLPVYNRCVIFNTDADSYHGHPEPTTCPDNVYRRSIALYYYTIEENPYRRATYYQARPGDGNKKLLVGIDNAMVSLYTNIKGRLGSNDKIVSNILKVFSGRKKK, from the coding sequence GTGCTCACAACTACCACACCAATTTTCGATTTCGACAAATGGAACAGTCAGCTGAATGAGTTAAGTAAAAAATATCAGGAAGCTGGTCCTTATCCGCACATTGTTCTCGAGAACTTCCTCGACCCCGAAGTGCTGGATGCCTGTATTGAGGAATTCAACAAATTGAACGAATCGGACGGGTGGATCAATTATAAACATTACAACGAAAATAAACGGGGTCTGAACAAGCTCGATCTGTTGCCAGAAACGATCAGGGAAACTATTAATGAATTGAACTCACCTGAGTTCGTGAAATGGCTCAGCGCCATTACAGGTATTGAAAATCTTCAGAAAGATGATAGCCTGGAAGGCGGTGGTATCCATCAGTCAGGTAAAGGTGGCTACCTGAATGTGCATGCAGATTTTACAGTACATCCGCATCACCGCAACTGGCAAAGAAGAGTAAATGTACTGGTTTACCTGAACCCCGACTGGAAAGAGGAATATGGTGGAAAACTGGAGCTTTGGGATAAAAAAATGAAAGGCTGCGAAGAAAAGGTGTTACCCGTATATAACCGTTGTGTTATTTTCAATACGGATGCTGATTCTTATCATGGCCATCCTGAACCTACTACCTGCCCCGACAATGTTTACAGAAGGTCTATAGCCCTGTATTATTATACGATTGAAGAAAACCCTTACCGCAGGGCCACTTACTATCAGGCAAGACCTGGTGATGGAAACAAAAAATTGCTGGTAGGGATTGATAACGCTATGGTGTCGCTGTACACAAATATCAAAGGCAGGTTGGGTTCCAATGACAAGATCGTAAGTAACATCCTGAAAGTATTTTCAGGCAGAAAGAAAAAATAA
- a CDS encoding NUDIX hydrolase: MRIIDKLAWIAIDNKMVLSTRSFGKDKFYIPGGKRETGETDEQALLREIKEELNVDLDKATLAKFGIFEAQAHGHTEGVMVKMTCYTASYSGQLSPRSEIEEMAWLTYADMNRISEVDRLIFDYLKANDLIN; the protein is encoded by the coding sequence ATGAGAATAATCGATAAACTGGCCTGGATCGCAATCGATAACAAAATGGTGCTTTCTACCAGGTCGTTTGGAAAAGATAAATTTTACATTCCTGGCGGCAAACGCGAAACCGGCGAAACCGATGAACAGGCCCTGCTGCGCGAAATAAAAGAAGAGCTGAACGTTGACCTAGACAAAGCTACCCTGGCAAAATTTGGCATTTTTGAAGCCCAGGCGCATGGCCACACAGAGGGCGTGATGGTTAAAATGACCTGTTATACGGCTTCCTACTCCGGACAATTATCTCCCCGATCTGAAATAGAAGAAATGGCCTGGCTAACGTATGCCGATATGAACAGGATCTCGGAAGTTGATAGACTCATCTTCGATTATCTGAAAGCAAATGACCTGATTAATTAA
- a CDS encoding YncE family protein, producing the protein MKRTLFTILLVVSRQLCGFAQTHTTGIELLKKTVIGGEGGWDYVSVSVEDRRLYVSHNNQVEVLNADTHEKIGTIPTKGVHGICAVQSLGKGFITNGKANNVTVFDIKTLQPLAQIATDEDPDALLYDKFSNRVFIFNNDAKTITVIDALTNKVIKSFSVGGNPEAGVSDGAGTIYVNLEDTNEIIVFNSKTLVIKKRFTLTPGEQPTGLAYDKETHRLFSTCRKSQLMMVMDADNGKEIARLPIGKLTDGAIFNEQAKLIACSNGEGTITIVKELAPDKFEVVDTIVTARGAKTLAFDSKTEHLYTVTAQLGDTPAPTAANPKPRPAIIPGTFMLLEYGKKL; encoded by the coding sequence ATGAAACGCACCCTTTTTACGATCCTGCTTGTTGTATCCCGCCAACTTTGCGGGTTTGCGCAAACCCATACCACCGGCATTGAATTACTGAAGAAAACAGTGATCGGCGGGGAAGGCGGCTGGGATTATGTTTCGGTAAGTGTGGAAGACAGGCGTTTATACGTTTCGCACAACAACCAGGTAGAAGTGCTGAATGCAGATACCCACGAAAAGATTGGAACTATTCCCACAAAAGGCGTGCATGGCATTTGTGCTGTTCAGTCGCTGGGAAAAGGTTTTATCACCAATGGAAAAGCGAACAATGTAACCGTGTTTGATATTAAAACCCTGCAACCCCTGGCGCAGATCGCCACTGATGAAGATCCCGACGCGTTGTTGTACGATAAATTCTCCAACCGGGTATTTATTTTCAATAACGATGCAAAGACGATAACAGTGATCGATGCGCTGACAAATAAAGTAATTAAAAGTTTTAGCGTGGGTGGCAACCCCGAGGCTGGCGTGTCTGACGGCGCCGGTACCATTTATGTGAACCTGGAAGATACCAATGAAATTATAGTTTTTAACAGCAAAACGCTGGTCATTAAAAAGCGCTTCACTTTAACACCCGGGGAGCAACCAACCGGATTGGCCTATGATAAGGAAACACATCGCTTGTTCAGTACCTGCCGCAAGAGTCAGTTGATGATGGTGATGGATGCCGATAATGGCAAAGAGATTGCCCGTTTGCCAATTGGTAAACTCACAGATGGTGCTATTTTCAACGAGCAGGCTAAATTGATTGCCTGTTCAAATGGGGAGGGAACCATAACCATCGTAAAAGAACTGGCGCCCGATAAATTTGAAGTAGTGGATACCATCGTAACCGCGCGGGGCGCAAAAACCCTGGCATTTGACAGTAAAACCGAACACCTGTATACCGTTACCGCACAATTAGGCGATACACCGGCGCCTACGGCAGCCAATCCAAAACCACGGCCCGCTATTATTCCCGGAACGTTTATGTTGCTGGAATACGGAAAAAAATTATAG
- a CDS encoding TonB-dependent receptor, with product MTNCAHYRKLIAVVSFLFTATAVFAGTIKGHVYDGLTKEQLIGANVVIKHELKKVVTSLDGGFTFKGLENGTYELKISYVGYAEVDTTIVIAGAEVREFNIYLFPQGVTLSEVTKSAAKDGSTDQYAQKREQFANNIVNIVSSKTIAISPDITVANVMQRISGMSIERSSTGDGQHAIIRGMDKRYNTTLVNGIKIPSPDNRNRYVPLDIFPADLLDRIEVIKSLTPDLEGDATGGVMNLVMRSAPSHFIAEGNVGTGYSQLFLNRDFHSFKKAGVNSKSPIELSGPGVYAPVGAFPYNNLVTDASKPPINKNVNLTLGNRFLHNKLGVIIAGSYQNTYRGSNSQILQQSATVPPAPNDHIAQQPAVSDDFYREYNSRVDRSGVEAKVDYAFNKNNSISLFATHLQLNERRVRITSDTLLGGYTLPNDFIGPYAIHTKTETRSDLQSINNITLQGSNALLEGLTTDWSLTAALAKREVPDIAEFSVGQKVTPNAGTGTYTLGTLQTEDESREWIHNTDKDLAGYLNFHYKANISGKTELISFGGMYRHKERDNFDNSYILTPVNDKDSVYQKFISIPDSKFQFIPANGALGNASQNPGIYHAYENVYAAYGMLKYQLTSRFELIGGLRVENTHQNYMSSLNDALPGKSADINFMDFLPSVQGKYAFSKIKDIRFSYFRSIFRPAFADLIPFPDKSGSNDTYLVEGNPYIKHTVIDNFDVRYELFPKGLDQFMIGAFYKLINNPIEYAFAPYSTTSGNYGATPILSPQNFGTANNFGVELVFRKYFGNFGVSGNYTFTNSVINATKLYVYLTPDNTTKFTNVPDRRPLQGQSAHIGNFSLLYKSAKNKTDAQLALVYTGERINTLSQYKGFDNWEKPTTNLDFSAQHQFGKHYILYVKANNLLNTPFRLVIKQHNNAYHTKTQLPFQESTDYMTVQYDRYYASYSIGFRFKF from the coding sequence ATGACCAATTGCGCACATTACCGGAAACTAATTGCTGTTGTTTCATTTTTATTTACTGCTACCGCAGTGTTTGCGGGTACTATCAAAGGCCATGTGTATGATGGACTCACCAAAGAGCAATTGATTGGCGCCAACGTAGTGATCAAACATGAATTAAAAAAAGTAGTTACTTCCCTGGATGGAGGCTTTACATTCAAGGGCCTTGAGAACGGTACCTACGAATTGAAAATATCATATGTAGGCTATGCCGAAGTAGACACCACCATTGTAATTGCCGGAGCAGAGGTGCGCGAGTTTAATATATATCTTTTCCCACAGGGTGTAACCTTGTCGGAGGTTACCAAGTCCGCAGCAAAGGACGGTAGTACAGACCAATATGCCCAGAAGAGAGAACAGTTTGCAAATAATATTGTCAATATCGTTTCATCCAAAACCATTGCCATTTCACCCGATATTACCGTTGCCAATGTGATGCAGCGTATCTCGGGCATGTCAATTGAACGCAGCAGTACCGGTGACGGCCAGCATGCCATCATTCGCGGGATGGATAAAAGATATAACACCACACTGGTAAATGGCATCAAGATCCCGAGTCCGGATAACCGCAACCGATATGTGCCCCTGGATATATTTCCCGCCGACCTGTTAGACCGGATAGAAGTTATCAAATCACTCACGCCCGACCTGGAAGGCGATGCTACCGGTGGCGTAATGAACCTGGTGATGCGGAGTGCGCCCAGTCATTTTATTGCAGAGGGGAATGTGGGTACAGGCTACAGCCAGCTTTTTTTGAACCGGGATTTTCATTCATTTAAAAAGGCAGGTGTAAATAGTAAATCGCCAATTGAGCTGTCAGGGCCCGGCGTGTATGCACCGGTAGGGGCGTTCCCCTATAATAACCTGGTGACAGATGCGTCAAAACCGCCAATAAATAAAAACGTAAACCTTACGCTGGGCAACCGGTTCCTGCATAATAAACTCGGTGTTATAATAGCCGGCAGTTATCAAAATACTTACCGGGGAAGTAATTCGCAGATCTTACAGCAAAGCGCTACGGTTCCACCGGCGCCTAATGATCATATAGCCCAGCAGCCAGCTGTTTCTGATGATTTTTACCGGGAGTACAATTCCCGCGTCGACCGCTCAGGTGTTGAAGCCAAAGTTGATTATGCCTTTAATAAAAATAACTCCATCAGTCTTTTTGCCACGCACCTGCAGTTGAACGAAAGAAGGGTGCGGATAACCAGCGATACGTTGTTGGGCGGCTATACACTCCCTAATGATTTCATAGGGCCCTATGCCATCCATACCAAAACCGAAACGCGCAGCGACCTGCAATCCATCAATAACATTACGCTCCAGGGCAGCAATGCATTATTGGAAGGGTTGACCACCGATTGGTCGTTGACCGCTGCTTTGGCTAAAAGGGAGGTTCCGGATATTGCCGAGTTTTCTGTAGGGCAAAAAGTAACGCCCAATGCCGGCACGGGTACCTATACTTTAGGGACCCTGCAAACTGAAGATGAATCGCGCGAGTGGATCCATAACACCGATAAAGACCTGGCCGGGTATTTGAATTTCCATTACAAGGCAAACATCTCCGGTAAAACGGAGTTGATCAGTTTTGGCGGCATGTACCGGCATAAAGAAAGAGACAACTTCGACAATTCGTACATCCTGACACCTGTAAACGATAAGGACTCTGTTTACCAGAAATTCATCTCTATTCCTGATTCTAAATTCCAGTTCATTCCCGCCAATGGTGCGTTGGGTAATGCTTCGCAGAACCCGGGTATCTATCATGCGTATGAAAATGTATATGCAGCCTATGGCATGTTGAAATATCAGCTCACCAGCCGGTTTGAATTAATAGGTGGTTTACGGGTTGAGAATACGCATCAGAATTATATGTCATCGCTGAACGATGCGTTGCCCGGAAAATCGGCCGATATCAACTTTATGGATTTCCTGCCCAGCGTACAGGGTAAATATGCTTTCAGTAAAATCAAAGACATTCGCTTTTCTTACTTCAGGTCTATCTTCCGACCGGCCTTTGCCGACCTGATCCCATTCCCTGACAAAAGCGGTTCCAACGATACGTATTTGGTAGAAGGCAATCCATACATCAAGCATACGGTGATTGATAATTTCGATGTTCGTTATGAGTTATTTCCCAAGGGGCTCGACCAGTTTATGATCGGCGCATTTTACAAACTCATCAACAATCCTATTGAGTATGCATTTGCCCCTTATTCAACCACCAGTGGTAACTATGGCGCTACACCCATCCTATCACCACAAAACTTCGGCACTGCCAACAACTTTGGGGTAGAACTGGTTTTCAGAAAGTACTTTGGCAACTTTGGCGTATCGGGTAATTATACCTTCACCAACTCGGTGATCAATGCCACCAAGTTGTATGTGTACCTGACGCCAGACAATACCACTAAGTTTACCAATGTGCCCGATCGCCGGCCATTGCAGGGTCAAAGCGCACACATCGGTAATTTCTCCTTATTATATAAAAGCGCGAAAAATAAAACCGACGCGCAGCTGGCGTTGGTGTATACCGGTGAAAGGATCAACACCCTTTCTCAATACAAAGGTTTCGACAACTGGGAAAAACCCACCACCAATCTCGACTTTTCGGCCCAACACCAGTTTGGCAAGCATTATATCCTGTATGTAAAAGCAAATAACCTGTTGAATACCCCATTCAGGTTGGTTATAAAGCAGCATAACAATGCTTATCATACCAAAACCCAATTACCGTTCCAGGAAAGCACCGACTATATGACCGTTCAATACGACCGGTACTATGCTTCCTATTCAATAGGATTCAGATTTAAATTCTAA
- a CDS encoding sensor histidine kinase has translation MKLLTRYSLINVLVMVVIFFVSSLTLYFFIKIILLREIDGDLGGIEDKIKEYVNEYHTLPRLYALDEEQINFYPAGKSIPAKEFGTVMLYSNREKKLHNFRKMAFPLKFNDSWYRVTVAKPLEGMRHLSHTLLTISVLTILITILIAIVINRFLLKRLWKPFYQSLDVMRNFKLGKTGTPIFPKTTINEFAFMNESLLMATEKAEHDYLLLREFTENASHEIQTPLSIIRSKLDMIIQEEDLSQKQSELARSAFTAVKKLTRLNQSLLLLAKIENHQFEATQVINLKSKIEEKLDQFTELWESQHINAAWELEEVTVFINPELLDILLNNLLSNASNHNIPYGHIFIKLEGTKLVISNTGYAGALDQKRLFSRFYKQSLNSNHNGLGLSIVKQIARVSLIDINYLFANGLHSFVLNW, from the coding sequence ATGAAATTATTAACCCGCTACTCGCTGATCAACGTGTTGGTAATGGTGGTTATTTTTTTTGTTTCCAGTCTTACGTTGTACTTCTTTATCAAAATAATCCTGCTGCGGGAAATAGATGGCGACCTGGGTGGTATTGAAGATAAAATAAAGGAGTATGTAAACGAGTACCATACGCTGCCCCGGTTATATGCGCTTGATGAAGAACAGATAAATTTCTACCCGGCAGGAAAAAGCATACCTGCCAAAGAGTTTGGAACGGTGATGCTGTATAGTAACCGCGAAAAGAAATTGCACAACTTCAGGAAGATGGCTTTCCCGCTGAAGTTTAATGACAGCTGGTACCGGGTAACAGTAGCCAAACCATTGGAAGGCATGCGGCATCTTTCGCATACTTTATTAACCATTTCGGTACTTACCATTTTAATAACCATCCTGATCGCGATTGTAATAAACAGGTTTTTATTAAAGCGGCTTTGGAAACCTTTTTATCAGTCGCTGGATGTGATGCGGAATTTTAAACTGGGCAAAACCGGTACACCCATTTTCCCCAAAACAACCATCAACGAGTTCGCTTTTATGAATGAAAGCCTGTTGATGGCCACTGAAAAAGCCGAACACGATTACCTGTTGTTACGGGAGTTCACCGAGAACGCCTCCCACGAAATACAAACACCCTTATCAATTATCAGGTCTAAACTGGATATGATCATCCAGGAAGAAGACCTTTCCCAAAAACAAAGTGAGCTTGCCCGGAGCGCTTTTACCGCAGTTAAAAAACTGACCCGGTTAAACCAGTCGTTATTGCTGCTGGCAAAAATTGAGAACCACCAGTTTGAAGCCACGCAGGTAATAAACCTGAAATCGAAGATTGAAGAAAAGCTGGATCAGTTTACTGAGCTGTGGGAAAGCCAGCATATAAATGCCGCCTGGGAACTGGAAGAGGTGACGGTGTTTATAAACCCCGAGTTATTGGATATTCTGCTGAACAATTTATTGAGCAACGCCAGTAACCACAACATTCCGTATGGGCATATTTTTATCAAATTGGAAGGGACAAAATTAGTTATCAGTAATACCGGGTATGCCGGTGCTTTAGACCAGAAACGCCTTTTCTCCCGGTTCTATAAACAATCATTGAACAGCAACCATAATGGGCTGGGATTGTCCATTGTAAAACAGATTGCCCGGGTTTCCCTGATTGACATCAATTATTTATTCGCCAATGGTTTGCACTCCTTCGTATTGAATTGGTGA
- a CDS encoding response regulator transcription factor, whose translation MKLLVIEDQMELSRSICAYLKKDNFICEPAYNFNDAMERIQTKNYDCILLDISLPMTNGQMGNGLQILSELKEMGKVDGVLIISAKNSLNDKLEGLNLGADDYLSKPFHLPELSARINAIIRRKSFDGKNKIMAGDLVIHLQDKIVKGVKGDIDLTRKEYELLVYFASNINKVVTKEAIVEHLWGEQIDLNDNHDFIYTHLKNLRKKLVSAGCADNIKVVYGMGYKFTVNEQP comes from the coding sequence ATGAAACTATTGGTTATTGAAGATCAGATGGAATTATCCAGGAGCATCTGTGCCTATCTTAAAAAGGATAATTTCATTTGTGAACCCGCTTATAATTTTAACGATGCCATGGAGCGGATCCAGACAAAAAATTACGATTGCATTTTGTTGGACATATCATTGCCAATGACCAATGGACAGATGGGAAACGGCTTACAGATCCTGAGTGAATTAAAAGAAATGGGCAAGGTAGACGGAGTGCTGATCATCTCGGCGAAAAATTCATTAAATGATAAACTGGAAGGGCTAAACCTGGGGGCGGATGATTATTTAAGCAAACCCTTTCATTTACCGGAGCTTTCTGCCCGCATCAACGCCATCATTCGCCGTAAATCTTTTGACGGTAAAAATAAAATAATGGCCGGCGACCTGGTGATCCATCTCCAGGATAAAATAGTAAAAGGCGTAAAAGGAGATATTGATCTCACCCGTAAGGAATACGAACTACTGGTGTATTTTGCCAGTAACATAAATAAGGTAGTAACCAAAGAGGCCATTGTGGAGCATTTGTGGGGCGAACAAATTGATTTGAATGATAACCACGATTTTATTTATACTCACCTGAAAAATCTCCGTAAAAAACTCGTGTCGGCAGGTTGTGCCGACAATATCAAGGTAGTGTATGGCATGGGTTATAAGTTCACCGTAAACGAACAGCCATGA